Within the Cotesia glomerata isolate CgM1 linkage group LG6, MPM_Cglom_v2.3, whole genome shotgun sequence genome, the region GAAGTATTAATCTAATTCTATTcggtataaataaaatacattttattattatacattaaTAATGTATTACTAATAATGAATTGTTTTtctttgtattaaaaaattaggaaaacgcttgaccctgaaggccatccctgcaacttcccgctaattccatacttaggcgcttaaaattgcaccaatgacgtttttgagctcttcgagctcaaaaatacaatttgtgggttattttgagctctccgagctcaaagagattgttttcctatgctttaaagatcttcgagctcaaaagtctgatagagatttgataagacactattttttgaatttttaaatcgcaataacttttgaatgaataaaccgattttcacgcggttgaaagcattcgacgcagtttttcaatcctcacaaagaatctgaaattttgaattaatcgcgctaggaattttggagttattccgaaaaaacacttttttcagttttctttcgtctacgatatctctcgaacgaatcaaccgattttgaccggattgatggcgatcgacgtagttttttgaggttaagagctgatttgtttttggaattgaaccttcaaaccgtttaaaagttattccagaaaaaccacatttgaaaaaattttttttttcagttttttaaagatttctcaaaatttattgatttgaatcggtccaaatagttctCAAAATccaagtttggtcaagccctttcgaatggcaccaaccgcgatgaagtcggtcaagccgttcaaaagttataagcggttcacatacttccacacacacacacacacacacacacacacacacacacacacacacacacacacacacacacacacacacacacacacacacatacatacatacatacatacatacatacatacatacagacaccgtgacaaactcgcggggatagtcagggaagcttcctgtaacCTTCAAACgccgagatctgatgaaaactcgatttttgcaaaacggggtgaaaacaataacttcccgatttttgaaaatcttcgattttcttagcgggaagttaataaatattttattattattattattattattattattattattattattattattatgttattaaatgctcaggggggttgtccctGAAGTCCGACTCTtcgagggcccagcctgagctccatccattactgctggaccactccgcacaacaaggcggttagcggccacagcaggccaaagtcatttccctaagtagacggagggaacctaatATTACAGCCTTTTGCATCCTGACAGCCAAGAACTCAGATTTTGACGTGCAAGCTGGAAttctggcaagtgaggatacaaaagactgtttcatccctccgaggacgccaacaatcaggacgacgagcttgacacggtaacctgggtaaagtttgccaatttcaaataggagatcctgatatatctgtcttttgtgctcttctttggctgagatgttgtgttcagccggggccgagaacttaatgacataaatgtcacgagtggccttgtcgaagagcacaatatcaggtttgttgtgatcgatCCGCCGGGTTGTTGCAAATGGCATGTTCcagtaaattttgcaactgtcattctcaacaacctggggaatatctcctggtagataaggcagcactggtgtcatatcaataccatagtaatgacgaagatagtagtacagtactctcagggcagcgttgtgacgctggatatatgcacctctcgccagcacaggacatgccAACAAAAGGTGTATAAGCATCTCCGGGTGTTGTTTACACATCCTACATGACGTGTCCagaagctgcacctggagcagTAACAACAGTCTTTGGTGTCAGAAAGCGTGAAGGGCTAGATCGAAACAACGAATTGTCGACCAGCCGTTTCAGccttttctctagtgactttttggCAGTCACTAGAGCTCGCAATTTATTAAGCGACTCTTCCTTGATGACAAGAAGAGTACTTTTATTCAATGTGTGATGACGCCACCGAAGTTCAGCAGCAATGCGACGTACTCGGGGCGTGTATGCTCGTTGAGTTGTTTCGAACTCAATCACACATTGGATGCGAGAGACATGTTTCcgggatctgtcaattttgtcgCCAAGTTGTGCGATGCGCTGTCTCAACCTTGCCTCGATTGAGAGACGATGTCTCTCTCTCGGAAAAGCCGAAACTGCTGCACCATACACAACCTGGTTCACAGCGAGCAGAGTGGAATCCTCCTGGATCTGTGTAAGGAGATCTTCATTGACCGTGTCAAGTTGTTGTTGGGAGTAAGTTATCTCtttagatatacttacttgccgtcCTATAAAGGGATTGTTGTTATCCAAGGAGGAACGGCGTCGCTCTTGGTGTAATTGCGCCGGAAAGGAAAGTCTATTAGACTGCCTTCTATCCGGCACAAGCGATCGTCTGTTACGCCGGAGATGAGCGGCATAGTTACGCAGGTGTTTCGGCGTAAAATGTGCTAGCTCCGGATGCATGTCACTCCAAAGAGTGTGCATCCGGGCTATGTAACCGATCATCCCCGGCTCGCTGCGCTGGTAACACGCCAAGAGATCGACTCGCAGTTCCTCCGTccacttattattattattattattattattattatatgttattgaatgctcaggggggttgtccccggagtccgattctccgagggcccagcctgagctccatccattactgctgtaccactccgcacaacaaggcggttagtgatcacagcaggccaaagtcattttcctaagtagacggagggaacctagtatgacagccttctgcatcctgaccgccaagaattcagcttttgatgagcaagctggaactctggcaagtgaggatacaaaagactgtttcatccctccgaggacgccaacaatcaggacgacgagcttgacacggtaacctgggtaaagtttgccaatttcaaacaggagatcctgatatatctgtcttttgtgctcttctttggctgagatgttgtattcagccggggccgagaactcaatgacataaatgtcacgagtagccttgtcgaagagcacaatatcaggtttgttgtgatcgatccgccgagttgttgcaaacggcatgttccaataaattttgcaactgtcattctcaacaacctggggaatatctcctggcagataaggcagcaccggtgtcacgtcaataccgtagcggtgacgaagatagtagtacagtactctcagggcagcgttgtgacgctggatatatgcacctctcgccagcacaggacatgctgacaaaggtgcatgagcgtctccgggtgttgtttacacatcctacatgacgtgtccagaagctgcacctggagcaccttgctacggtattctagagtgttaatgacaccatcttggcaagcaaatatgaacccttcagtctcggacatcaggccagctgactttaagaaggaaaacgtcagctgggtggacaagccatgatcacgcacgtgtttgaagaacacgctgtgcatggacttgtccatcagttcgcctaggagtagtttttcctcggcgttcctgatggcgctcttgaattcctcctttcggagttccataagagcgtttatctctccaagaccaagggttcttgctgcatatatagctgccttatacaagaacgaccccttatgcgcattctcatgtttatgaacaatttgcataagaaagtcatcctcgtctgcagtgaaattgacaacttcgtgtgttaaacccaggaccaaacgatcatgcagccgctccaaactctgcagacctctcccaccgatggaccgggagaggtataatctggcgactgatgaattggggtgcatgctccggttcatgttgatagtcttacgGGTTCTGATGTCAAGATCTCGTagatcctttcgggcccattttaagacaccgaaagagtatagtaagactgggacagcgagcgtgttagtagcggagactttatttttaccggaaagttcggaggaccaaattttccggagtctcctaacatactcgctacggagagttgcttggacttcggagaccgcatgcatgcggtgctcttccattcctagatatctatacaactctccggcgtctaattgtcttaaaacgctcccatctaccaactcgacatcatcacccgtaacagagcacttacccctcgccagatgtacgaccgcacacttgtccaacccaaaagacattccaacatcccgcgtgtactctgctacgatgttaagagccgcctgtagatgatcttcatcagcactatacagcttcaggtcatccatataaagcagatgggtaatcgagtattttcgatcacccggaggccccactgagtacccacgagttttacggagagcaacagatataggcagcagtgagatgcaaaacagcagagggcttaaggaatcaccttggaagacccctcgtttgtactctacaactccggttatgtgcaatgcgtttccacttccaatgtgaaaacgcgttcgccaaagctgcattgtacgccgaatgcattccactatttcaggattgacccccaggcatttgaggagatataaaatcaactcatgagaagttgagtcaaatgccttgcgatagtcgatccaggccattgacaagttgcgttgatagtagatcgcatcttgtgtaacacatcgatcaactatcaagttctctttgcaacctgacaggcctcttttgctgccacgctgttcatatatctgttgccatacaggttctatctcctgcaaaatacggttgtttaaaatttttgtaaaaattttataaaccgcattcaagcaggtgataggcctgtaattctttgggtcagacaagtcacctttttttggtatcagtacggttcgcccttccacgagccagtctggaatcggttcgtcagctctgatgtacgatgtaaatatacgggccagatggaggtgggtagaagtaaacttcttccaccaaaagacatttatgccatctggtcccggggcagcccaatttttgctgccatttagagctgaacgaacttcattcacactgactgcagggctctcttcatcagcattctgtctacggtgttcccgacagaatgctttaaagtcgtgcagagctggagtattggcgttcacgtttggttgatctccatacaactcagtccaaaaagcttccacccgctcaggtgttggataattcccggtaacatcggtctttgatgtcagaaagcgtgaagggctggatcgaaacaacgagttgtcgaccaaccgcttcagccttttctctagtgactttttggcagtcactagagcccgcaatttattgagagactcttccttgatgacaagaagagtactcttattcagtgtgtgatgacgccaccgaagttcagcagcaatgcgccgaattcggggcgtgtatgctctttgagttgtttcaaactcaatcacacactgaatgcgggagacctgtttccgggatctgtcaattttgagtCCAAGTTGTGAGATGCGCTGTCTCAACCTTGCCTCGATCGAGAGACAATGTCTCTCTCTCGGAAAAGCCGAAACTGCTGCACCATACACAACCTGGTTCAAAGTGAGCAGGGTGGAATCCTCCAGGATGTTTGCACGGAGATCTTCATTTACCGCTTCTAGCTGTTGTTGggagtaagttatctttttagatatacttacttgccgtcctataaagggattgttgtcatccaaggaggaacggcgtcgctcttggtgtaattgcgccggaaaggaaagtctattagactgccttctatccggcacaagcgatcttctattacgccgaagataagcggcataattacgcaggtgttttggcgtaaaatgctctagctccggatgcatatcactccaaagagtgtgcatccgggccatataaccgctcacccccggctcgctacgttggtagcacaccaagaggtcgactcgtagttcctccgtccacttaaagaaagtccttaaagcgccagggtcgtcatcgttcatcgggtccggcgtgctcctcccacctgatgaatggtcctcatccgaaaaggaccggttgtggggagcacttctgagattacgccttgttgtaactcagtatttcaatgcagtgggtagttggcccactgcatcggctacgtcgttcgcctacagacctggtgttatggtctgcgtttcccgcgatgcgccgcttggaggccacgtagcaagcaccgctattattattattattattattattattattattattattattattattaccatttttttgATTAGTTTCGTAGATTTCGATACTAAATTAACTTCAGTTCAATCGTCAATTTTACATTATAGGATAATAATTTGCGCGAGATTTGAAATCCAGATtactcaaacaaaaaatagtgcagtcgtttatttttatattaaatatgtgAACACAATAAATATCTAAGTTCAGTGAGTAAATTGTATCACATCAATATTGAATTTTGACAGTCGACAGAAAATGAATTTCCAACAACCACCTTTTTTTCGCCAGGGACAAGCTTACatgtatgtattatttattattagtttcaTAGCTTaactttttgttaatttaattaattaaattacttatatttattttacagattAAATGGATGGGTCTCCAACATTTTCGGCTATAAGAAGATTTTCAATGATGATCACTTCTGTTTCTGTTTGAGAAATTTAGAACATCCCGACTTCGATCATGTCATCACGATCATTGACAACGACAGAAAGCTTGCTCCAGCAATGGAATTAAACAAAGTAAGCGTACATACGCatttacacacatacacaaGCATTCACATATGCatttacacacatacacacgtATATATACTCGAACATTGGTTACAGGTCGTAGAAGTATGGGCGATCTGCTTCTACAGTAGTTTTTTTCCTATGAATGGAAATTTGTTTTCCTTTACCTTCCGATCGGTGAGCATCAGGTTCGTTCAAGTGACTAGCTTATTTTACGAGGAAGAATCACGCACATTTGAATGGAGAATTACCGAAGCCGAAATGGATGAGGATGACTGAACGTTTATTTCTTAGAAACAATTCAAGATAGTTTAAGTGTATTAATTACGTTAACCCTCAGGGTACAGACTGGGTTACCGTAACCCGAGCGAAATTTGAAAGAAGCGCCATACGAAGAGAAGTCGGCGATGGGGGTCCGGACCAGGGGGAGAAAAAACTTATAGGTACACACTATTAGAGGCCCAAGCGGCAGAGTCAGTCTCCGCTTTGTGTCCGAGCTAGACACATATGAACATTGTGTTCGGGTGTGGTACACCCAGTCCGTATCCAACGTTacaaaatccaaaattttcaaaaatataaagttttaattttcgtCTGTTTGCCGCTGAGGAATAAAAAGGTAAGTAAGAATACGTACTCTTTACTTAATTTTGTAGATTCTAACCTCAAAATAACGCGTTGTACATGGTGTAAGCGAAGTATTGTAGTAGATCTCAATCACTTGAACGTATGTCTTATATCGAAATCTTTGCTGCTCGTAGTGAATTATAactcattaaattttgtttcttgtaattttttattacagaacACGCATTAAAAACATGGCAACGCGTCGAATCACTCGAAGCGTTGCTGCTTTGGAGGAGTTGTACAATGAAAACGAGGAGGACAGCGTTACAGAGAACGACACTGACACCGACGACGCCGTAGATGCGGAAGAGGAAAGTTCCCACGATTCTGAAACAGACGCCGAAGAAGAGGCAGAATCTGAAGGAGAGCCACTGTCAGGCGAAGAAAAAGCAGCTGCTCCGAGAGGCGCCCCGCCGCGCAAACGCGGCCGCCCTTCATACCTGCATGCTAAGAGCGGGCACAAATGGAATCTCTCTGCTCCGGAATCGAGGGGCCGTCGATCGCAGTCACAACAATCTTTCGCGCCATCAACTAAAGGTAATGCGACACGTGTTAAAACACCGCTCGAAGCTTGGAGCGTGTTATTTACCGATGAAATTTTAGATATCATCGTCAAACATACAAACGAGCAAGTTGAAAGGGAAATAACTGTGATGAGACAAAATAACGTTAGATTAGATACGTCAgtacataaaataattgataaagtaGAATTGAAAGCTACGTTTGGTTTATTGTACTATGCCGGAGTGCATAAGTTGAGCAAGTGCAAAACTATTAATTGGTGGGGAATCCATTCTATGCCTTTATTCAAAGCGACAATGTCTAGAAATCGATTTACATTTATTCTTCAAAGTTTGCGATTCGATGATAAAGATACTCGAGCCGAAAGGAAAGCAACAGATCGATTCACACACATACGAGAGATCtgggaaatatttattaaaaattgcatgGACAACTACGAGCCCGGCACAAATACCACTATTGACGAGCAGTTGCTTTCTTTTCGAGGTCGATGCTCTTTTAAAATGTACATCCCCTCTAAACCAGACAAGTATggtttaaaaatcatttctttGAATGATGCAAGCACTCACTATATGATCAATGCGATCCCTTACTGCGGAACTGTTACTGATAGATTAGAAGGCGAACCGATTCCTACGTATTACGTGCGCAAATTGAGCGAGCCATTGTACAACACCGAACGTAATATAACTTGCGATAATTGGTTTACCTCTTTGTCCCTTGTagaaatgatgaaaaaagaGCACAATTTATCTTTGATaggtacaataaaaaaaaataaacgagaGATTCCTGCTCAATTCAA harbors:
- the LOC123267979 gene encoding piggyBac transposable element-derived protein 4-like; this encodes MATRRITRSVAALEELYNENEEDSVTENDTDTDDAVDAEEESSHDSETDAEEEAESEGEPLSGEEKAAAPRGAPPRKRGRPSYLHAKSGHKWNLSAPESRGRRSQSQQSFAPSTKGNATRVKTPLEAWSVLFTDEILDIIVKHTNEQVEREITVMRQNNVRLDTSVHKIIDKVELKATFGLLYYAGVHKLSKCKTINWWGIHSMPLFKATMSRNRFTFILQSLRFDDKDTRAERKATDRFTHIREIWEIFIKNCMDNYEPGTNTTIDEQLLSFRGRCSFKMYIPSKPDKYGLKIISLNDASTHYMINAIPYCGTVTDRLEGEPIPTYYVRKLSEPLYNTERNITCDNWFTSLSLVEMMKKEHNLSLIGTIKKNKREIPAQFKSLSKDTPNIRFCYLEKKTLLSYNPKKKKIVLVLSSIHQTGKIDERSGKPEMIEFYNKTKGGTDCYDFKCHQYTTARKTSRWPVRSFYGMLDQAGVNSFILYNLNQFNAPLKRLDYLRELALQLVKPTLIKRLATPTLRIGLRNTIEEFLDSRELPEEMDIRDEFVDNRLPKQKRCNLCPSSLDRKTYYKCLRCHKAMCKEHVAKLCCECGNTM